The following proteins are encoded in a genomic region of Pyrus communis chromosome 11, drPyrComm1.1, whole genome shotgun sequence:
- the LOC137707633 gene encoding uncharacterized protein, which translates to MGDSKTTVSAAVTQNDMSLHITPDKLDGSNYSSWSQSVRIYITGRGKWSYVSGKNKAPAEADALYAIWEEENAMVQSWLLNSMTRDLRAIFLQLSTAKDVWDAVTQTYSIEKDASKLYELRRQALATRQNGEPLSAYYGKLQQTWQEIDFLHPGKLKCADDVAARETEISEERLYDFLAGLDPHLDHVRSQVLTQTPLPSVRAAYALVNAEASRQTIMLVGPQMEGSAMVAAPSRFPRGVSNSRSGGSKVTDTRKCTYCDKDKHTRDTCFKLHGYPDWWVQKKENQKKSIVGSQAHLSTPTPSVPRVDQSAHSVSPTTASTSLVDAGYSNESVDWSW; encoded by the exons ATGGGTGACTCCAAGACCACTGTTTCAGCTGCTGTTACACAAAATGATATGTCTCTGCATATCACCCCAGACAAGTTGGATGGGTCCAACTATTCCTCGTGGTCCCAAAGTGTCCGCATCTACATCACTGGCAGAGGCAAATGGTCTTATGTCAGTGGAAAAAATAAGGCACCAGCAGAAGCCGATGCATTGTATGCTATATGGGAGGAAGAGAATGCCATGGTTCAATCTTGGCTTCTCAACTCCATGACTAGAGATTTGCGGGCCATTTTTCTCCAACTCTCTACTGCAAAAGATGTTTGGGATGCTGTTACCCAAACTTACTCAATTGAAAAAGATGCATCAAAATTATATGAACTTCGCCGTCAAGCACTGGCGACTCGCCAGAATGGTGAGCCTTTATCTGCATATTATGGTAAACTCCAGCAAACATGGCAAGAAATAGATTTCTTACATCCTGGAAAATTGAAATGTGCTGATGATGTTGCTGCTCGAGAGACAGAAATTTCAGAAGAAAGATTGTATGATTTTCTGGCTGGCCTTGATCCTCATTTAGATCATGTTCGCAgtcaagttttgactcaaacacCTTTGCCATCTGTTCGTGCTGCTTATGCTCTTGTGAATGCTGAAGCAAGTAGGCAAACCATTATGTTGGTTGGCCCACAAATGGAAGGATCAGCCATGGTAGCTGCTCCGTCTCGATTTCCCCGTGGAGTCTCGAATTCTCGATCAGGGGGATCTAAAGTTACTGATACAAGGAAGTGTACTTATTGTGACAAGGATAAGCATACTAGAGACACTTGTTTTAAGTTGCATGGATATCCTGATTGGTGGgttcaaaagaaggaaaatcaaaagaaaagcatTGTTGGATCACAAGCACACCTGTCTACACCAACGCCTTCCGTGCCTCGAGTAGATCAATCTGCTCACTCAGTTTCTCCTACTACTGCTTCCACTTCCTTAGTCGACGCAG GATATTCGAACGAAAGCGTTGATTGGTCAtggtag